The following are encoded in a window of Dysidea avara chromosome 4, odDysAvar1.4, whole genome shotgun sequence genomic DNA:
- the LOC136253601 gene encoding glycylpeptide N-tetradecanoyltransferase-like, which produces MLEAMVNASMIPAAQQSLKNFKETFFSMTLQEAAPYFPVIVREKPGHVVIQEILNKDPQKMTIGELHKHRFYLENELFQTGSDTCTICRIVLGSVKIIWQIHVDHVFQAYLSLSKKKSQLSPQAITYLAIPKVVWWLGLPVLWRGQEVHDRQIGPIVKLTGHVRKEPYILHEELKWANLTYDNVDEMVKLLEIDNTIRQHKHKNYLWWYTLHPQFKSEFLFGTRLISNGKLASVLYSFPICVSIGGKVLPTLHLHYTGRKFLHSEQMYNTVVGEIMRKGNLIGISQGIIVSEEPFIIKPVTVLATYCYWFSSPLRLPLPYNTPKTAGLRRMTSKDVPMAYTLTNQYVLQFEFGQIFQTEEEFSHYFLFPSVPGYIVTYVVEDPATGAITDMFGFNLDYELDKKVATAIAIIPTKTPAKQLVIDLLLCAKQEQAVKVATLQFGLEKDNFDLFVQFGAYYWHFYNYAYPEIDEEKCCLFSCC; this is translated from the coding sequence ATGCTGGAGGCTATGGTGAATGCTTCTATGATACCTGCTGCACAACAGTCATTGAAAAATTTCAAAGAAACATTCTTTTCTATGACTCTTCAGGAAGCAGCACCATACTTTCCAGTAATAGTGCGTGAAAAGCCTGGTCATGTTGTAATTCAGGAGATTCTTAATAAGGACCCCCAGAAAATGACCATTGGTGAATTACACAAGCATCGGTTTTATCTGGAGAATGAACTCTTCCAAACTGGCTcagacacatgtacaatttgcaGAATTGTACTTGGATCAGTGAAAATTATATGGCAGATTCATGTTGATCATGTTTTTCAGGCATACTTATCATTGAGTAAGAAAAAATCTCAACTATCACCACAGGCAATCACTTATTTAGCAATTCCTAAAGTTGTGTGGTGGCTGGGGCTGCCTGTTTTATGGCGTGGACAAGAAGTACATGATAGGCAGATTGGCCCTATTGTAAAATTAACAGGGCATGTGAGAAAGGAGCCATATATCTTACATGAGGAGTTAAAATGGGCCAATCTAACCTATGACAATGTtgatgagatggtgaagctactTGAAATTGATAATACGATCAGACAGCATAAGCATAAGAACTACCTATGGTGGTACACTTTGCATCCTCAATTTAAATCAGAATTTTTATTTGGAACTAGATTAATATCAAATGGTAAGCTAGCCTCAGTACTTTATAGCTTTCCAATTTGCGTTAGTATTGGAGGAAAAGTGTTACCCACTTTGCATTTACATTATACTGGTAGGAAATTTCTGCACAGTGAACAAATGTACAATACAGTAGTCGGAGAAATAATGAGGAAAGGTAACTTAATTGGAATATCTCAAGGCATAATAGTCAGTGAAGAACCTTTCATTATAAAACCTGTGACTGTTCTTGCTACTTATTGTTATTGGTTCTCTAGTCCACTTCGTCTCCCTCTACCCTACAACACTCCTAAAACAGCTGGATTGAGAAGGATGACATCCAAAGATGTTCCTATGGCATACACCCTCACCAACCAGTATGTACTGCAGTTTGAGTTTGGGCAAATCTTCCAAACTGAAGAAGAGTTCTCACACTATTTCCTATTTCCATCAGTGCCAGGCTATATAGTCACGTATGTTGTTGAGGACCCTGCCACTGGTGCTATAACTGATATGTTTGGGTTTAACCTGGATTATGAACTGGACAAAAAAGTAGCTACAGCCATTGCAATAATTCCTACTAAAACACCAGCAAAACAACTTGTCATTGATCTACTACTTTGTGCCAAGCAAGAACAAGCTGTTAAAGTTGCAACTCTTCAGTTTGGACTTGAAAAAGATAACTTTGATTTATTTGTACAATTTGGTGCATACTACTGGCACTTCTACAACTATGCCTATCCTGAAATTGATGAGGAAAAATGTTGTCTGTTTTCTTGTTGTTGA